A section of the Paramisgurnus dabryanus chromosome 4, PD_genome_1.1, whole genome shotgun sequence genome encodes:
- the stk16 gene encoding serine/threonine-protein kinase 16 isoform X1, with protein MDFIKKITRFDHEIFVSSASCSSLVGLISDAPERMGQALCICSRSAITIDNKRYYFIQKLEEGGFSYVDLVEGSHDGRFYALKRILCHDREGRKEAQTEVEMHQLFSHSNILSLTAHTFVERGGKCEAWLLLPYISKGSLWSVLEKLRDKGSSMPESRILHILHGICEGLQAIHDKGYAHRDLKPTNVLLDENNCPYLMDLGSMNKARIEVRGSREAMTIQDWASQRCTISYRAPELFNVESHCIIDERTDIWSLGCVLYSMMMLEGPYDLIFQKGDSVALAVQNPVSIPQPCSYSQGLQTLLSSTMVTNPQERPRISWVLDQVQNLRGSDGTAIETNRV; from the exons ATGgattttataaagaaaataacCAGATTTGATCATGAAATCTTTGTGTCCAGTGCCTCTTGTTCATCCCTGGTCGGTCTGATAAGCGATGCTCCAGAGAGAATGGGACAAGCTTTGTGTATCTGCTCTCGCAGTGCCATCACCATCGACAACAAAAGATACTATTTCATCCAGAAGCTAGAAGAAGG GGGTTTCAGCTACGTGGACCTTGTAGAAGGTTCACATGATGGACGGTTCTACGCTCTAAAACGGATCCTTTGCCATGATCGCGAGGGTCGTAAAGAGGCTCAGACCGAAGTGGAGATGCACCAACTCTTCAGTCACTCCAACATCCTCAGTTTGACCGCACACACCTTTGTGGAGAGAGGAGGAAAATGTGAAGCCTGGCTGTTGCTACCATACATCAGT AAAGGAAGTCTCTGGTCAGTTCTTGAGAAACTGCGGGATAAGGGAAGCTCCATGCCTGAAAGCCGTATCTTACACATTCTGCATGGTATCTGTGAAGGACTTCAAGCTATTCATGACAAAGGTTATGCTCACAG AGACTTGAAACCAACCAATGTTTTACTGGATGAGAACAACTGCCCTTATTTAATGGATTTGGGATCCATGAACAAGGCCAGAATTGAAGTCCGGGGCTCACGGGAAGCAATGACAATCCAG GATTGGGCATCTCAGAGATGTACCATCTCGTACAGGGCACCAGAGCTGTTTAATGTGGAGAGTCATTGTATCATTGATGAAAGAACTGATATCTGG TCTCTAGGTTGTGTGTTGTACTCGATGATGATGCTCGAGGGACCCTATGACCTGATCTTTCAGAAAGGTGACAGCGTGGCTCTCGCTGTTCAAAATCCAGTGTCCATTCCACAGCCTTGCAG TTATTCTCAAGGGCTTCAGACTCTCCTCAGCTCTACTATGGTGACCAATCCTCAGGAAAGACCCAGAATCAGCTGGGTACTTGACCAAGTCCAGAACCTTCGGGGCTCAGATGGGACAGCTATAGAGACAAATAGAGTATGA
- the stk16 gene encoding serine/threonine-protein kinase 16 isoform X2, which produces MGQALCICSRSAITIDNKRYYFIQKLEEGGFSYVDLVEGSHDGRFYALKRILCHDREGRKEAQTEVEMHQLFSHSNILSLTAHTFVERGGKCEAWLLLPYISKGSLWSVLEKLRDKGSSMPESRILHILHGICEGLQAIHDKGYAHRDLKPTNVLLDENNCPYLMDLGSMNKARIEVRGSREAMTIQDWASQRCTISYRAPELFNVESHCIIDERTDIWSLGCVLYSMMMLEGPYDLIFQKGDSVALAVQNPVSIPQPCSYSQGLQTLLSSTMVTNPQERPRISWVLDQVQNLRGSDGTAIETNRV; this is translated from the exons ATGGGACAAGCTTTGTGTATCTGCTCTCGCAGTGCCATCACCATCGACAACAAAAGATACTATTTCATCCAGAAGCTAGAAGAAGG GGGTTTCAGCTACGTGGACCTTGTAGAAGGTTCACATGATGGACGGTTCTACGCTCTAAAACGGATCCTTTGCCATGATCGCGAGGGTCGTAAAGAGGCTCAGACCGAAGTGGAGATGCACCAACTCTTCAGTCACTCCAACATCCTCAGTTTGACCGCACACACCTTTGTGGAGAGAGGAGGAAAATGTGAAGCCTGGCTGTTGCTACCATACATCAGT AAAGGAAGTCTCTGGTCAGTTCTTGAGAAACTGCGGGATAAGGGAAGCTCCATGCCTGAAAGCCGTATCTTACACATTCTGCATGGTATCTGTGAAGGACTTCAAGCTATTCATGACAAAGGTTATGCTCACAG AGACTTGAAACCAACCAATGTTTTACTGGATGAGAACAACTGCCCTTATTTAATGGATTTGGGATCCATGAACAAGGCCAGAATTGAAGTCCGGGGCTCACGGGAAGCAATGACAATCCAG GATTGGGCATCTCAGAGATGTACCATCTCGTACAGGGCACCAGAGCTGTTTAATGTGGAGAGTCATTGTATCATTGATGAAAGAACTGATATCTGG TCTCTAGGTTGTGTGTTGTACTCGATGATGATGCTCGAGGGACCCTATGACCTGATCTTTCAGAAAGGTGACAGCGTGGCTCTCGCTGTTCAAAATCCAGTGTCCATTCCACAGCCTTGCAG TTATTCTCAAGGGCTTCAGACTCTCCTCAGCTCTACTATGGTGACCAATCCTCAGGAAAGACCCAGAATCAGCTGGGTACTTGACCAAGTCCAGAACCTTCGGGGCTCAGATGGGACAGCTATAGAGACAAATAGAGTATGA